From Salvelinus sp. IW2-2015 linkage group LG18, ASM291031v2, whole genome shotgun sequence, a single genomic window includes:
- the LOC111978232 gene encoding fructose-bisphosphate aldolase A — protein MPHAFPFLTPDQKKELSDIALKIVAKGKGILAADESTGSVAKRFQSINAENTEENRRLYRQLLFTADDRAAPCIGGVIFFHETLYQKTDAGKTFPEHVKSRGWLVGIKVDKGVVPLAGTNGETTTQGLDGLYERCAQYKKDGCDFAKWRCVLKITSTTPSRLAIMENCNVLARYASICQMHGIVPIVEPEILPDGDHDLKRTQYVTEKVLAAMYKALSDHHVYLEGTLLKPNMVTAGHSCSHKYTHQEIAMATVTALRRTVPPAVPGVTFLSGGQSEEEASINLNVMNQCPLHRPWALTFSYGRALQASALKAWGGKPANGKAAQEEFIKRALANSLACHGKYVASGDSTAAGESLFVANHAY, from the exons ATGCCTCACGCGTTCCCCTTCCTCACTCCTGATCAGAAGAAGGAGCTCAGTGACATCGCTCTCAAGATTGTCGCCAAGGGCAAGGGAATCCTCGCCGCTGACGAGTCTACCG GCAGCGTTGCCAAGCGCTTCCAGAGCATCAATGCTGAGAACACTGAGGAGAACAGGAGGCTGTACCGTCAGCTCCTCTTCACCGCCGACGATCGCGCCGCCCCTTGCATTGGTGGCGTCATCTTCTTCCACGAGACCCTGTACCAGAAGACCGATGCCGGCAAGACCTTCCCCGAGCACGTCAAGTCCAGAGGCTGGCTTGTAGGCATCAAGGTTGACAAAGGTGTTGTCCCCCTCGCTGGAACCAACGGAGAGACCACCACCCAGG GTCTGGATGGCCTGTATGAGCGTTGCGCCCAGTACAAGAAGGACGGTTGTGACTTCGCCAAGTGGCGTTGTGTGCTGAAGATCACCTCCACCACCCCCTCCCGCCTGGCCATCATGGAGAATTGCAATGTCTTGGCTCGTTATGCCAGTATCTGCCAGATG CACGGCATTGTCCCCATTGTTGAGCCCGAGATCCTCCCCGACGGTGACCACGACCTGAAGCGCACCCAGTACGTGACTGAGAAGGTCCTGGCCGCAATGTACAAGGCTCTGTCCGACCACCATGTCTACCTGGAGGGTACCCTCCTGAAGCCCAACATGGTCACTGCCGGACACTCCTGCTCACACAAGTACACCCACCAGGAGATCGCCATGGCCACCGTCACGGCCCTGCGCCGCACCGTGCCCCCAGCAGTTCCCG GCGTCACCTTCCTGTCCGGTGGCCAGTCTGAGGAGGAGGCATCCATCAACCTGAACGTCATGAACCAGTGTCCCCTGCACAGGCCATGGGCATTGACTTTTTCCTATGGCCGTGCCCTCCAGGCATCCGCCCTGAAGGCATGGGGTGGCAAACCTGCGAACGGCAAGGCTGCCCAGGAGGAGTTCATCAAGAGAGCTCTG GCCAACAGCCTGGCCTGCCAYGGCAAGTATGTCGCTTCCGGAGACAGCACCGCCGCTGGAGAATCACTGTTCGTGGCCAACCACGCTTATTAG